A DNA window from Acidimicrobiia bacterium contains the following coding sequences:
- a CDS encoding crotonase/enoyl-CoA hydratase family protein — protein MDRPEAKNALSAPMLVAMYDAWAHINESPDVRVAILTGAGGDFCAGADLKAMADPGVPEVYRQRMADDPELHWKALLRHYRVRKPLIAAVEGAAVAGGTEILQATDIRVAAESAFFGIFEARRGLFPLGGSTVRLQHQIPYTLAMELLLTARRVEAHEAREIGLIGHVVPDGTALDKAREIAAQIAANGPLAVQAIKESVVATRDMSEEEGLARELEFGWPVFDTEDAKEGPKAFAEKRTPNFRGR, from the coding sequence ATGGACCGGCCCGAGGCGAAGAACGCGCTGTCCGCCCCGATGCTCGTGGCGATGTACGACGCCTGGGCCCACATCAACGAGAGCCCCGACGTCCGCGTGGCGATCCTCACCGGAGCAGGTGGCGACTTCTGCGCCGGTGCCGACCTCAAGGCGATGGCCGACCCGGGGGTCCCCGAGGTCTACCGGCAGCGCATGGCCGACGACCCCGAGCTGCACTGGAAGGCGCTCCTGCGCCACTACCGGGTGAGAAAGCCACTCATCGCCGCCGTGGAGGGGGCAGCCGTGGCCGGGGGCACCGAGATCCTCCAGGCCACCGACATCCGCGTGGCCGCGGAGTCGGCGTTCTTCGGCATCTTCGAGGCCCGGCGCGGGCTGTTCCCGCTGGGCGGGTCGACGGTGCGCCTCCAGCACCAGATCCCCTACACACTCGCCATGGAGTTGCTGCTCACGGCCCGCCGTGTCGAGGCCCACGAGGCGCGTGAGATCGGGCTCATCGGCCACGTGGTCCCCGACGGGACGGCGCTCGACAAGGCCCGGGAGATCGCTGCGCAGATCGCCGCCAACGGGCCTCTCGCCGTCCAGGCCATCAAGGAGTCGGTGGTGGCGACGCGCGACATGTCGGAGGAGGAAGGCCTCGCCAGGGAGCTCGAGTTCGGGTGGCCGGTCTTCGACACCGAAGATGCGAAGGAAGGTCCGAAGGCGTTCGCCGAGAAGCGCACACCGAACTTCCGGGGCAGGTGA